The Chryseobacterium glaciei DNA window CATCGCTGAAAAATATTTTCATTGAACTGAAAGACGATTTAGGAATTGTGAGAACTTCAAAAGAATTAGACGACTGGGGAAAACAAGGCGTCTTAATGCTGAATGCAACTCTAACCGTCCGTGCCCACACTCCGAATTCTCACAAGGATTTAGGATGGGAAACGTTCACGAATTATATCATTAAAGAAATTTCAGATAAAAAAGAAAATGTAGTTTTCGTATTGTGGGGCGCTTTTGCACAAAAAAAAGCCGAATTCATTGATCCGGCTAAGCATTTTATCATTAAATCAGCGCACCCGTCACCGTTTTCTGTGTACAGAGGATTTTTCGGAAGCAAGCCTTTTTCAAAAATTAATGAATATTTGGTTTCGAAAGGGAAGAAGCCTATTTCGTGGTAGAATTTTCGCCACCTTTTTTGATAACAATTCCGATTCTATATTTTCCGGCCAGTCCTTTGACCCCGTCTTTTGATGTTGGGTAAGGATTTACTTCTTTCAATGAAATGGTATTTCCATTGAAGTCTGTGGATTGATGATAATTTCGTCCTGCATTTTCTGTGGTGGCGATATTTACGGTCATTGGTCTTGTTGCAATTCCCATCACTTCAATCTGTGCCACCGCAACTCCTGCCCACATACAATTGACGCCCTCAGGACAACGGCTGTCTTCGGAAATACCTTTGAATGTGACATTCATTTCATATTCTTTAAGGAATTTATTTTCTCCCTCATTGAAATAAATGATGTTTTCATCCTTATTCATTGATTTTACGTCTTTTATTTCGCCTGTCACCGTATTTTTTGTTGAGGTTTTCGGCTCCTTTTGGGCATTGCAGTTGGCTAATGTCAATAATCCTAAGCCAAATATGATGGTTTTATGTAGCATGATTTTTTGTTTTAAATGATATTAAGCATATTCAATACTACTACCAAAAACATTGCCACACCTACAACCAAACTAAATCCTGTTCCATAAATAAATCCTATAAAAGCTCCTTTTGTAGACTTTAAAGCCTTATTCATATCCTTGCTGTCATGAAGTAATTCTCCGATGAAAACTCCGGCAAACATTCCGATCAGGAAACCTAGTGGAATTGGTAAAAACATTCCGACAATAGTTCCTATTATTGAGCCGATGCTTCCCCAGCGCGTACCTCCATATTTTTGATTGGTTTTGGCTGGAATTACATAACTTAAAACTACAGAAACTGCCGTCAGAATTCCAAAAGCCCAAATGTAGATCATGGATAGATCAGCATCTGTTCCATATTTGTAGATCAGTAAACCACAAAGACTTAATAATAATCCAGGTAAAACAGGAAGAAAAGTTCCTAACATTCCGAGGAATAATAAAACAAGACAGAGAATATTAATTAATGTTGTATCCATTTTTAAAAATTATAGATGCAAGATAAAAAAAAGTGGCCTTAAAAAAGCCACCTTTCAATATAAGTCAAAAATTTACTATAAGTTTAAAATTACATATTGTAGAATTACGCCTGCGTTTCCAATGTTTCCTGAAGCATGATTATGGAAAGTAGTGTAATAAATATATCCACTTGTTGAAGATCCTGAGCAAGGCCCCACCGTTGCTCCTAATGCAACAAGATAAGGAACTAACGCCTGAGGAACTGAAAGACTGATCTGGATATTTCCCGGTAGTGTAATACAAACCGTTACAAATGTTGAATTTGGAGCGTTTCCTATCGGAGTAGTTGGTACACCTGTAGCAGTAAAATGATTGGTTCTGATCATTAAAGCATCATTTGATGAAGTTTCTTTAACTAAAACTTCCCAATATGCTGGATCATAGTTAGTTATTTTTTGCCATGCACCTAAATCATAGTTGATGCTAAGTGTATTGAATCCCAACGCTGTTGTAAGTCCGGCATTATTCACCGTAGCACCTACCATCCCTACGTTTCCGATGTTTTTAGAACATAATTTTGTATCGGGAACAAATCCTCCTGCAAGCGAACAGTTATTGGTGTTGGTAGTTCCGCCCACCAAGTAGGCAACGTCCCAATCTGAAGCATAGATACTTCCTCCATTAGCAACAAAAGTGGCTAAATTAGTATCAATTACAGTGTAAAGTCCAGGATTTGAAGAGTAGTTATTTCTGGATCCACAGTTAAGAAATATGATGTCATACTGTGCAACAGTAGTCAGGTTGGCAAGATCGTTATTAGTGATTTCGGTGGCGGTATAGCCTAGAGTCTGAATAATATCTTCAATTTTGTCATACGTTCCTTTTACGTAAGCAATTTTTGCAACCTGATTCAGTTTGGTTTGACTGGCATCAAGATTTAAAGTTTCATTATCTTTTACAGTTGCAGAAATCTCCGTACGGAAATTACTACCGTTACCTGTCTGGATATGAATAGTTTGGTTTCCAGCCGGAGCTACCAACGTGAAGTTACCGTCTGCGTCCGAAGTTGTGTAATAGATTTTATACTTGTCATCAAAAGTAAAAACTGAAGCCCCGCCAATAGGTTTTGTTCCGTTTTGTGACATCACTTTTCCGGTAAGTTTTCCTGTTTTTACAACCGTAGGATCAACGTTTTCGGAAACTATCGGAGAATCGTCTCCTCCTGCACAACTGGTGAAAAGTGTGAATACACACAACAAAATAAATAAGTAGTGTTTTCTCATATCTGATTGATTTTGATTTGTTTAGTTTTAACCAAATTTAATAAATAATTAAATATAAAATCATAAAATGTGGTAAATTTTTAATATTATTTATTTTTAATGATGGTTTTTAGTGGATTTTCTATTTATTAATCAAAGTTTAAGAGGATTTAATAATTTTTAAAATAACAATTGATAATTTTTATTAAATATTAAAAAAGAAATCGTTTTGGGATGAAAATTGATAGAAAGGTTTTGATTAAAATCACCCTTAAATTTCCTAAATTTGCTGTAAATGAAAGACGAAATACAAGATACCAAGAATTTTATTCAGGAGCTGAGTGAAGTGCTTTATAACTATATAACAGGAATAGCGCCATCCGGGATGGAATTTATTCTTCATATTGTTATAAAGATCGGTTTGCTTATCGGAATATTTTTAATCATTGATTTCATTTTAAAGTTTATTATTAATAGCGGTTCACGGTTTTTTCATAATCAGGAAAAATATCCTATTCTGAATTCTATTAAAGCATCTAAAGTCACTAACTCTCTCGCTCATTTTATTGCTTTGACGATTGTGGGAGGAATACAGAATTTTATCTTTACCGGTCATTTGCCAAGCACCACATTTTTTATTGTAAGAATGGTAAATCTTGGTTTGGTTTTGATCGTTGCGGGAATGCTTTACCGATCATTAACTGCTTTCCGAAATTACTTCGTTATCAAGCAGGACTTCTACAACATCATGGCTTTGAATGCCATTTCCGAAACCGTTAAAATTCTGGGAATTTTCATTTTTTCAATTGTTGGAATCTGTGTTATATTTGGAATAAAAGGGAGCACAATTGTAGGAAGTTTAGGAGCAATTACGGCAGTTTTGGTATTGGTTTTTCGTGATACGATTTTGGGATTTGTCACTGGGATTCACGTGGCGACATCAAAAACCTTGAAAGTAGGAGACTGGGTCAGTATTCCCAAGTACAGTATCGAGGGAAATATCGCTGATATAAGCCTTTTGACGACAAAAATCAATAATTTTGATAAAACGGTTTCTACAATTCCAACCTATGATTTGTTGACGACTGAGATTAAGAATCTTCAGGTAATGTCTGAATCAAACACAAGGAGAATTAAAAAATCAATCTATTTTAATATCAATTCTTTTAAGTTTTTAAATGACGAAGAGATTGAGCGTTTAAAAGATATTAACTTAATTTCCGATTATCTGGAATCGAAGATTATTGAATTAAAAAAAGAAAAAGAAAGTCTGGAACATAAAGATAAAATCATTAATGGAAGACAGCTTACCAATATCGGGGTTTTCAGATATTATGCGCAAAGATATATCGAAAACGATCCGGACATTGATCAGGAGGGAGCGATGATGGTTCGTCAGTTGGATATCACTCCGCAAGGTTTGCCATTGGAAATTTACTGTTTTGCAAATGATTCAAAATGGGAGCATTTCGAGCAAATCCAAGCTGATATTTTTGACCATTTACTGGTTGCTTCCAAAGAATTTGATTTGCAGGTAATGCAGGTGAGCATTAAAGTATAAAAAGTTGGAAGATGGATGCTTGGAGCTAGAAGTTTTTCTTCATTCCGCATAAATCTTCCGTTGTAAATATTTAAAAGTAGGCATAGATAGAAATATGCAGAGTTGTGATAGACTTCTAGCTCACAGCATCCATCTTCATGCTTAAAAACAAATTAAAAAATGACAAAATTAAGTGTAAACATTAATAAAATTGCAACGATAAGAAATGCAAGAGGAGGCGAAACGCCAAGTGTAACGGAAGCTGCAATTAAAATTCAGGAGTTTGGCGGACAGGGAATCACCATCCATCCAAGACCCGATGAAAGACATATCACAAGAAAAGATGTTTATGATCTGAAGCCTTTGGTGACAACAGAATTTAATATTGAAGGAAATCCGCACAGAGAATTTATCGATATGGTTTTGGAAGTAAAACCTGAGCAGGTAACGTTGGTTCCTGACGCAGATGATGCCATTACTTCAAATGCAGGATGGGACACAAAAAAACACTTAGATTTTCTTACCGAAATTATTGCTGAGTTCAAAAATGCAGGAATTCGTACTTCTGTTTTTCTTGATCCAACACCAGAATTAGTAGAATATGCTGCAAAAACCGGAGCGGATAGAATAGAATTATACACAGAAGCTTATGCTAAAAATTATTTACTAAATAAAGAACAGGCTATAAAACCTTATTATGACACCGCAGTTGTGGCAAATGAATTTGGTTTAGGGATCAATGCCGGACATGATTTAAGCTTAGAGAATTTAAAATATTTCGCAGATAACATCCCTAATTTATTGGAAGTTTCCATCGGTCACGCCTTGGTTTCTGAAGCTTTATACATGGGAATGGAAAATACAATTCAGGCATATTTGAAGAGACTGGCAAAATGGTAGACTGATGGCTGGAGGCCGGAAGTCAGAAGCGGGAAGTTGATGCAGTCCTATTAACTTCCATCTCCCATCTTCAAACTCCCATCTTTAAAAATTAAACTTATGGAAATTCTACATTCAAAAATATTTGGCGAAAATCTTTCGTCTACACCACTTTTGGTTTTTCACGGATTGTTCGGAATGCTTGACAATTGGGGAAGCTTTGGAAAAGATCTTGGCGAGCAGTTGCCTGTTCATTTAATTGATCTTAGAAATCATGGAAGAAGCTTTCATTCCGAGAGCATGTCGCACGATGATTTAGCTGACGATATCATCAATTATATGAACCATTATGGAATCGAAAAAGCCCATATTTTAGGTCATTCTCTGGGTGGAAAAGCGGTAATGCAGTTCGCAATAAAATATCCCGAAAAGGTTGAAAAACTTATTGTAGTTGATATTTCTCCGAAAGCATATCCTCCACATCATCAGGGAATTATTAAAGCTTTGGAGACAGTCGATTTTAATACAGTAAATTCCAGAAATGAGGTTGAAGCAGTTTTAACTCAATATATTCCGGAAAAATCGACTATCCAATTTTTGGCTAAAAATTTATATTGGGATGATGATAAAAAGCTGAATTGGAGGTTTAATTTGAAAACTTTAGCCGAAAAATATACAGAATTTGTTTCAAATGCTATCAAATTTGGTGTTTTTGAAGGAGAAACATTATTTATTTCAGGTGAAAAATCAAACTATATTCTTCCGCAGGATGAGTTTGGGATCAAGCAGCAATTTCCAAAAGCTAAAATTGTTAATGTGAAAAATGCAGGACATTGGGTTCAGGCAGAAAATCCTGTTGATTTTGCGAATGTTGTTAGAGAATTTTTAGGTTTAAATTAATTTAATTCTACAATTATTGAATTTGTGTTAAAATTATATTAAATAATATATTTATTTCTCTTGGTGTTGAATTTTTTGTAATTTAGTTTTACCAAATAACTAATAATATAAATATATGAAACAGAAAAATTCAAAGAAACCGTTTTTTGCTTCGTTTTTAGAGAAACAAGTTAAGAATCCGGAAAAAGTAAACGGAGGTCAGGAAATAACAACAGCTCTTGAAGATTCTGTTACAATTCCTACAAAAGACAATGTTACATCTGCACTTTCGGATAGTGTTACAAAGCCTGGATTAGATCATGTAACCATGAAATATCCTTCTGATGGTGATGATTCTGTTGAATAATTAAAACTAAAACCAAATTCAAAAACCATGAAAAACAAAAAATTAAAAAAACCGTTTTTTGCCTCTTTTCTAGAGAAGCAAATTAATAATTCTGAAAAGATAAAGGGAGGAGCTGTGACTTCTGTGCTTGTGGATAATGTGACATCAGCACTTCAGGACACTGTTACAAAGCCTGGATATGATAACGTAACAATGAAATATCCATCTGACGGCGACGAAACAGGTGAAGCTTCATAAGTTTCAGTTAATATCTTAACCTCAAATTGAAAGAATTATGAAAAATAAAAATTTAAAAAAGCCATTTTTTGCTTCATTTTTAGAGAAGCAAATTCAGGATCCTCAAACGGTAAAAGGAGGAGCAATAACGACTGCACTTCAGGATTCTCCGACAACATCAGTTCTAAGAGATACTGTTACCAACAGACAAAATGACCAGGTAACAATGAAGTATCCATCTGATAGTGACGAATCTGGAGAATTAGAATAAAATTCACTCAATTTAAATACAATCAAACTCAAACTAACCATTATGAAAAACGAAAATTCAAAAAAGAAGCCATTTTTTGCCTCTTTTCTAGAAAAGCAACTTAAAGATCCTGAAACGGTAAAAGGTGGTACAGACATCACGATTCCGGAAAGAGATACAGTTACAAAACCAGTATTAGACACAGTTACAAAGCCTCAATATGACATGGCTCAGACTCAGAAATATCCTTCTGATGGAGACGATGATGCTCCAAGTGTATAAAAAATGAGTTGTTTTTATAATTAAAACATATTAACAAAATCATATTTAAAAGGGAACTTAAACTTTAAGTTTCCTTTTTTAATAAAACGCGGCAAATGATTCTTTGTATTACCCATTCCAACGATTTTTATAATATCGATCTCTTTTTTGACTATCTGAGATCAAAAAATATCCCTTATTTCAGGCTTAATTCTGATCATCTTAATGATTTTCAGAAAATCAGCATCAATCAAGATTCATTTAAACTGACTGATGAGTTTGGAAATGTACTCAACTCTAAAGATATCCAAGCGGTATGGCATAGAAAATCATGGAGAATCACCATTCCTGAAGATCTTGATGAAGATTATGAGAAAATTTTTCTAAAAGAATACGGAAGTCTTCGTTACAATCTTTTTACTGTTTTGGAAGATCTTCCGTGGATCAATCCTTATGAATCTGAAAATAAGATTGATGGGAACAAAATGTATCAGCTTAAAATTGCTCAAAAGTTTGATTTAACCATTCCAAAAACGCTTTTTTCCAATGACGAAGAAAAAATTCTAAGCTTCTTCCACGAAAACTGCAATGGCAAGGCTATAGCAAAACTTCACGGTGTCATTACAAAATCGATGAATGGGGAAAATTTTCTTTCAACAACCATTATTGATGAAAATAATTTAGAACATATCGCTGACATTGCCTATTGTCCAATGATTTTTCAACCTTATATCGAAAAAGAATATGAACTGAGAATTGTTTATGTTGACGGTGAATTTTTCACAGGTAAGATAAACAACAGTGAGAATGCCGATTGGAGGGTTGTTCAGGGAAATTTTCTCTGGTCAGAATATGATCTTCCGGAAGAAATTAAAACTAATTTAACTTCTATGATGAAGGAAATGAAATTGTATCTCGGAGCGATCGATATGATAAAAGGAAAAGATGGAAAATATTATTTTCTTGAAGTAAATCCGCAAGGAGAGTGGGGAATGTTACAAAAAGAACTCAATTTTCCCATTGCAGAAAGAATAGCCGATAACCTTATAAAAAGAATAAATAACCAATGAATAAAATTTTAATAATTACGCATACTGGAGATAATTTTTCTATCGAAAAAGTAACAGAATATATTGAAAAAAATAACTGTGAAGTGATTCGTTTCGATGTCGATTTATATCCTTTACAAAATAAATTATCCACTATTTTCCAGGATGGAGAATGGGTAAGTTACCTTGAAACTGCTGATGCGAAAATCCGTGTGGATGATGTTGCAGCAGTTTGGTACAGAAGAGCCTACAATATCGGAAACGGTTTGAAAGAAGAAATGGATTCCAAGTTTTACGGAGCCGCAATGGGTGAAATTCGCAATACGCTTTTCGGTTTTCTGGAATCTTTTGACTGTTATTCTTTAGGCAAACCAAGTGTTTACAGGAGGCTAGACAGCAAGGAAGAACAGCTTAAAATAGCAGATAAAATTGGATTGAAGATTCCTGCAACTTGCTTAACAAATAATCCTGAGGAAGCAAAACAATTTATTATAAAACATAAGAACGTAGTTGCAAAAATGCAGACCGGATTTGCAATTTATGAAGACGGAGTTGAAAGTGTTGTGTTCACCAACGTTGTTAAAGAAGATAAATTTGAAGAATTAGAATCACTTTTATACTGTCCAATGCAGTTTCAGAAAATGATTCAAAAGAAAAGAGAACTTCGTGTAACAGTTGTTGGTCAGGACGTTTATGCTTTTGAAATCGATTCTCAACAATTTGAAGATGCTAAAGTTGACTGGAGAAAAGATGGCGTTAATTTAATTGATAAATGGCTTCCAACCGAACTTCCAA harbors:
- a CDS encoding uracil-DNA glycosylase encodes the protein MTWTEILAPIKSTPYFTTLWEKVKQEYATTKVFPPKNQIFRALEITPFDDIEVVIIGQDPYHNDFQANGLCFSVSEQVTAPPSLKNIFIELKDDLGIVRTSKELDDWGKQGVLMLNATLTVRAHTPNSHKDLGWETFTNYIIKEISDKKENVVFVLWGAFAQKKAEFIDPAKHFIIKSAHPSPFSVYRGFFGSKPFSKINEYLVSKGKKPISW
- a CDS encoding microviridin/marinostatin family tricyclic proteinase inhibitor, which gives rise to MKNKNLKKPFFASFLEKQIQDPQTVKGGAITTALQDSPTTSVLRDTVTNRQNDQVTMKYPSDSDESGELE
- a CDS encoding microviridin/marinostatin family tricyclic proteinase inhibitor — protein: MKNENSKKKPFFASFLEKQLKDPETVKGGTDITIPERDTVTKPVLDTVTKPQYDMAQTQKYPSDGDDDAPSV
- a CDS encoding pyridoxine 5'-phosphate synthase; translation: MTKLSVNINKIATIRNARGGETPSVTEAAIKIQEFGGQGITIHPRPDERHITRKDVYDLKPLVTTEFNIEGNPHREFIDMVLEVKPEQVTLVPDADDAITSNAGWDTKKHLDFLTEIIAEFKNAGIRTSVFLDPTPELVEYAAKTGADRIELYTEAYAKNYLLNKEQAIKPYYDTAVVANEFGLGINAGHDLSLENLKYFADNIPNLLEVSIGHALVSEALYMGMENTIQAYLKRLAKW
- a CDS encoding DUF456 domain-containing protein; translated protein: MDTTLINILCLVLLFLGMLGTFLPVLPGLLLSLCGLLIYKYGTDADLSMIYIWAFGILTAVSVVLSYVIPAKTNQKYGGTRWGSIGSIIGTIVGMFLPIPLGFLIGMFAGVFIGELLHDSKDMNKALKSTKGAFIGFIYGTGFSLVVGVAMFLVVVLNMLNII
- a CDS encoding alpha/beta fold hydrolase; translated protein: MEILHSKIFGENLSSTPLLVFHGLFGMLDNWGSFGKDLGEQLPVHLIDLRNHGRSFHSESMSHDDLADDIINYMNHYGIEKAHILGHSLGGKAVMQFAIKYPEKVEKLIVVDISPKAYPPHHQGIIKALETVDFNTVNSRNEVEAVLTQYIPEKSTIQFLAKNLYWDDDKKLNWRFNLKTLAEKYTEFVSNAIKFGVFEGETLFISGEKSNYILPQDEFGIKQQFPKAKIVNVKNAGHWVQAENPVDFANVVREFLGLN
- a CDS encoding microviridin/marinostatin family tricyclic proteinase inhibitor → MKNKKLKKPFFASFLEKQINNSEKIKGGAVTSVLVDNVTSALQDTVTKPGYDNVTMKYPSDGDETGEAS
- a CDS encoding mechanosensitive ion channel family protein; this encodes MKDEIQDTKNFIQELSEVLYNYITGIAPSGMEFILHIVIKIGLLIGIFLIIDFILKFIINSGSRFFHNQEKYPILNSIKASKVTNSLAHFIALTIVGGIQNFIFTGHLPSTTFFIVRMVNLGLVLIVAGMLYRSLTAFRNYFVIKQDFYNIMALNAISETVKILGIFIFSIVGICVIFGIKGSTIVGSLGAITAVLVLVFRDTILGFVTGIHVATSKTLKVGDWVSIPKYSIEGNIADISLLTTKINNFDKTVSTIPTYDLLTTEIKNLQVMSESNTRRIKKSIYFNINSFKFLNDEEIERLKDINLISDYLESKIIELKKEKESLEHKDKIINGRQLTNIGVFRYYAQRYIENDPDIDQEGAMMVRQLDITPQGLPLEIYCFANDSKWEHFEQIQADIFDHLLVASKEFDLQVMQVSIKV
- a CDS encoding MvdC/MvdD family ATP grasp protein; translation: MILCITHSNDFYNIDLFFDYLRSKNIPYFRLNSDHLNDFQKISINQDSFKLTDEFGNVLNSKDIQAVWHRKSWRITIPEDLDEDYEKIFLKEYGSLRYNLFTVLEDLPWINPYESENKIDGNKMYQLKIAQKFDLTIPKTLFSNDEEKILSFFHENCNGKAIAKLHGVITKSMNGENFLSTTIIDENNLEHIADIAYCPMIFQPYIEKEYELRIVYVDGEFFTGKINNSENADWRVVQGNFLWSEYDLPEEIKTNLTSMMKEMKLYLGAIDMIKGKDGKYYFLEVNPQGEWGMLQKELNFPIAERIADNLIKRINNQ
- a CDS encoding carboxypeptidase-like regulatory domain-containing protein, with product MRKHYLFILLCVFTLFTSCAGGDDSPIVSENVDPTVVKTGKLTGKVMSQNGTKPIGGASVFTFDDKYKIYYTTSDADGNFTLVAPAGNQTIHIQTGNGSNFRTEISATVKDNETLNLDASQTKLNQVAKIAYVKGTYDKIEDIIQTLGYTATEITNNDLANLTTVAQYDIIFLNCGSRNNYSSNPGLYTVIDTNLATFVANGGSIYASDWDVAYLVGGTTNTNNCSLAGGFVPDTKLCSKNIGNVGMVGATVNNAGLTTALGFNTLSINYDLGAWQKITNYDPAYWEVLVKETSSNDALMIRTNHFTATGVPTTPIGNAPNSTFVTVCITLPGNIQISLSVPQALVPYLVALGATVGPCSGSSTSGYIYYTTFHNHASGNIGNAGVILQYVILNL
- a CDS encoding MvdD family ATP-grasp ribosomal peptide maturase, which codes for MNKILIITHTGDNFSIEKVTEYIEKNNCEVIRFDVDLYPLQNKLSTIFQDGEWVSYLETADAKIRVDDVAAVWYRRAYNIGNGLKEEMDSKFYGAAMGEIRNTLFGFLESFDCYSLGKPSVYRRLDSKEEQLKIADKIGLKIPATCLTNNPEEAKQFIIKHKNVVAKMQTGFAIYEDGVESVVFTNVVKEDKFEELESLLYCPMQFQKMIQKKRELRVTVVGQDVYAFEIDSQQFEDAKVDWRKDGVNLIDKWLPTELPKDIEEKVLELLDVYNVDYGALDIIVSPEDDYYFIEINAAGEFFWLDNLTEGNLISKSIADVLCDKAPRRNNMVLA
- a CDS encoding microviridin/marinostatin family tricyclic proteinase inhibitor is translated as MKQKNSKKPFFASFLEKQVKNPEKVNGGQEITTALEDSVTIPTKDNVTSALSDSVTKPGLDHVTMKYPSDGDDSVE